In Carassius carassius chromosome 38, fCarCar2.1, whole genome shotgun sequence, the genomic stretch CATATTACGTAGGTGTAAAGAATGGCCCAGATCCAGGGAGAAGAATGTAGTCTCGCGAAAGTAAGCTCTGGGGAGAAACATGTAATCTCGcgagaaccaagttttgtttacgGCACAGGAAACAATGTGAACAAGTAAATTGTATACTTTTTGATTAAAATGAGCAGTGAAGAAGAAGCAGTGCTCGAGTGAAATACACTGGTGAATCATCTGAAGAAACTAGGTTTCGAATAAACCAGACAAAGAGCTGCCTGACCTTGTCACAGGAGATGATCTACCTGTCAGAGGAGTGCATTGAACCATTTTGCCGCTGCGTCTCCCATTTTCCACAAGAGAAAACAGTCTTTCTAAGATTATGCCTCCAGTTATTTGGTCTGATGGCCTCAACACTAGCAGTAGTCCCCCTGTTGAGGTCATCAGACACAGTAGCTGCTGTAGATCTTTCCACATTGTTCGAAACACGCAATGCCCCTAGTTCTTCTCTCCAGTGGGCGATGATGCACCTGTTCGGTGTGAATGCGCTAGCCCACGAATGTCCAGATGTGTAACTGTACACATTTCCCCCATTGAGCCTAGTCGAGCAGACATTACAGAGGGTATCAGAGCGTGTTCATATGATGATTCTAAGCACCATACTGGCCGAGGAGACTGTGGGTAGTGAAGACTGCACAGATTTGGCCGCTATCTTGGCATGCCATATAGGACTTGACTCGAGGTACCATAGGCCAGCATCCTCTCAGTTGCCGATTTATGAGAGGAGAGCAGCGGTTACATCCAGTATCAAAGCCAATGGTCCTGCCTTGGATTTGTCCGTGGTTCTGAATGCACTATCCAAAGCCCCGTTCTAGCCCGTTGAGAGCATCTCCTTAAAGCTGCTTTCTTTAAAGACAGTCCTGTTACTCGTTCTTACTACTGCAAAAAGGGTGAGTGAACTGCATGTTATCAGTCCACTCCTAATGTATTATGTTCACTCCGGAAGGTCAGAAGGTAACTTTAAGGCCGTATCCGGCATTTTGCCTAAAGTATTTGATCACTCTAGTTCAGGTCACTCAGTGGATCTGATGGCTTTCCATCCACCACCTTTCTCTGAGGAAGAGCGGCTACACTGTTTATGTCATGTGCGGACTCTAAAAATGTGTATGCACAAAGAACCATGTCACTTCACAAGAGGAATCAGCTTTTTGTTTTGTGGGCTGACCCCTTTAAGGGAAAGCCTGTCTCCTGTCAGCGCCTCTGACACTGGGATGTAGAGGCAGTTGAGTTATGTTCTAATAATGCGAATATAGAGCCCCAAAGGGAGTTACGAGCTCAATTCACTAGAGGCTCTAATTAAGGTCATTTTTATCCCGTAATTATGTGCAGCAGCTAACTGGTCTTCCCCACACACTTTTGTGAGGTTCTGTATACTTGATGTGACAGAACCTTAAAGATcctgttcttcgtgatcccatgttttaaactttagttagtgtgtaatgttgttgttagagtataaataatatctgtaaaattctaaagctcaaagttcaatgccaagcaagatattttatttaacagaattcgcctacaaaaacgacccgtttggactacatccctctagttcctgcagtaatgaagtcaccaaaacagttttttgactaacctccacccacacgaatacacaaaaaaggggacgtggtcttgttgcgctccaacggagaagaggaagagttgcgtttgtgtttgtcgccatgttgtcaaaacgctgttattttcacaatcacctttgtttgggcttcccagggatgctgtacttggagattaatggttacaatttatgttttgaagtatatctccagcacgtgcgttcatatcaggattgccaggttttcaaaacaaatcctgcccacttgcttctcaaaactactccaaaactagcccaatcgtgtttccaggagggcagcgtgcgctcagctgctgtcgaatcacaacacaggaaccgctggtacaatcagaactcgttacgtatttctgaaggagggacttcatagaacaaagaagtcatcagcccgtttttatgacagtgaaaacagcggaacacagataggtgaattgtgtgaaaaatactgtgtttttttacacgcgaaacatgaacatgttatattgcacactgtaaacacaaagcttcaaaaaagcacgaaaaacgcgACCTTTAATTTGCCCACTTGGTCCTGGGAGCGAGTGGACAAGTTATCCATTAAGCGGGTAATTCCATTTTACTTAAGTGtcatatttttcagactatactGATTTGCTTTAACCACTTGAGTTGGGTCGAAGAGGTATAATCCAGATCAAAGTCATCTTTAGTCTGCTTCATCAGCATATCAGCAATGCGTGAGCGGTCTTTATCCCATTGTGAGATACTGAACGAATGTTAGAAAGAACTTTAGTTTACTAACGTCAACCCGGTCCTCTGATAACATGAAGTGAGGCACCTCACAATATTTCCCTCCTTGCCTGTCCCACGCGGAGAAGATATATATGGAGAATGATGTTCCAGTAGGTAGCTGCGGGTTAAATAGAGGTAGGCGGGACCTCCTGATCATGTCATCAGAAAACTGGGCTTATATTAGTAACCTAAAGATTTTATGAATGTGTTTCAGAAGGGAAATGACTATCTTTAGAAAAACTTAgatgttattttcttttaatctttCCTCGTATATTAAAGTAGGGTTTATAAGAACAGAGCTGttgtgtttagtgttttttttttttgcctcaaatgttttaattatacaatctaatttaagtcatttttgtGCTTCTTCACTGGGGCGATTCTGTAGATTTCAACAGTTCTTTAATGCATCACTCTTTCTGGAGAGCTTCACTTGAGTTTATTTTAACAGTGAGGGTGTGATGTGTCAGCTTTGGTTGGCTGTGAAGTCTACTGTCAGCCTAGAAAGGGTGTGCATGCGTGAGGCCATGAATGCATGCAGCATTTCAGATGAAATGTGTTGAACACTTTCCCAGAAACCTTTGAGAAGAAATAAAAGTGCCTCCTGTTAACGGCTTCAGTACAATAAACATCCCAGTTGTGTAAAAAACCGAATTctcaaaaatatacaaaacattGCAAAAACCTGTCTCTTTCATGTGCTgagtttaaatgaatacatttttaaataaatgtaattttatttcatactGTGTTACTGACAttaacagggtttctgcaggtcttaaaACATCTTAATTCATCCTTCCACAAATTAATGCTTTAAAAAGGTCATACATTAGAAAGTCTTAAATCCAAAGTCATGCCATAAATTTGTTCCATGCAGTGCAAAAAACTAATGTTTTGCTTAGTATTTTAGTCTTGTTTTCAAACACAAATGTCCTTATCAAGATTCATCTACCAGAGATACGGAATAAAGATATAAAGTCTAgtttttaagtgggtttatgtttaaaaacaatgGACATAGTGTACGTGATGTCACCTCTAGGTTTCTGAAGAAGAatttgctatatagaccaaatatactttttgtaccaggctgtaaacatttttttttctgcataacGTCGGGCATTTTAACATGACGAGGTCTTTGGGATCGACTCCCTTTTGTATCCAGTCTCAAagggccagtcgatgaattgcagtttgaGTCACTTTGTtggatttgagagagagagaccagaagGTTGCTGCTTGGTTTAAAACCAGAACAAAAATCTGTCAATGGGGAATGAAAACTgtccattggcagatatttgttctttgttttttaatcataaactcacgTCATTTTGATGCAGAAAAATGTACTTCTTATGTCAATTTGCttcttaaatgtttcttgatttaagaatctttagacATTTGCACCGGAAAACAAGAAAActcttttttcccccttcttttaattcatttttgttgCTAATACATGTTTCTTAAATTGGTCTTAAAAGGGtccttacaatttttttatttatcttataaAACCTACAGAAACTCAATGACTCTTTAAAATATTCCCTCTTTTTGGGATGCAAAAACATGACTTGAAAGAAGTGATGTTCAGTTTTAGCACCTTATTTTTTGTTCTTCCAGACACAAGGTGGTTGAAGCCTCAGTGGCACATTTTGTTTTTGTCCAAAAGGTTATGGCAGATCGCTGAAACATACGTTTGTATACATTGACATAATCATACTCGCCTAGTGTAATGAGTACGTGTGGAGTATCTCCCAGCACTGATTGTGGGTTTCCTCACTGTTCCCTTTCAAAACAAATGTGGTCAACCACAGAAAATATTCCCTGGATGAATCACCGACAGTGATGATGATAATTACCCTTTCCATTAGCATGCATGAGGTGGAAGGGTGGAATCTGTTCAGTTTTCACAtcgttttatttattagttttacatttatattgtgtGGACCGTTCTCTACTGAATCTTATAAATAAAGGATGTTTAGCTGTAATTTCAATAAATCTCTGTTTTAAAGTGCCCCAATTATGCTATTTTTACAATACATACTGTTGTTTTGGGAATCTCTTAcaataggtttacatgcatgcaaggtcaaaaaacgcttttgttttctaaaaataaacatttaatatcacCCCGTTTTCCAGCGATTCTTAAATGATTCGTTCAAAGCAGTTCAAAGATTCACTCTGtttaaacccctcctttccgGGAGCCTGctctgttctgattggtcagatggcccagtctgttgtgattggtctatgACATACATCGCATGCTGGAAACGATACGCCTATTTCAATAGTTCTGTATTTTGAAGGCTCTAAAGAAAATATAatcatctattatttatcatacttacaggttgatGATTCAGTGGagcagctggtccaaataaacaaGATAATGATCCGTCTTCCAACATTTTGTAAATGCAATAAACTCCccgagattagagaagcagtcgtCCATAGACTGACGTGTTTGTGGGCGGGGTCAAGTTGTTCGCGGCCGGCCAGCGTAGATGCGTATTATGCAAATATGTTACCCCCTGATGTGTAGCCATCACGGAAGTGGGATTCGAATTACTAAcgactcatttcagctgttcgagtcgattctttattttgggagacaataactttatcatgcactttcagctttacaactttgcagCTTGTTTACATTCACctacagctacattacacactgcatgaaaggcaatattggaaatgACATGATAGGGACACTTTAAATAAAGCTCTAATCTGGCtatttttctcagctgttttaTGAGATGTGGCTCTTGTTTGGTTAAAATTCCAAAAGCGGTTTGGATTTGTGCTGCTCGCATCGAGCCATCATTTAATCTGTGAGTCACATTCTAAACTGAGTCATTTAATCTACTAAATATTAGCAGACATGGACGAAGCTGTGACTGAATATTGGTCAGTGCTCAAAAACAGCCACTTCAAATGTGAAacgtgcaataataataataatatgtgtatTTATCATAATAAACTTCAatacctttttgtttttatttcacttttttccaTCTCAGCAATGATCTGTTAATATCTTAAGTGATCTGTTGAGTTTTACTTAAGTGCTCTCATGCATTCAAGATTTATGACCGTTTAAGTTGAACATTTCTTCTTCAGGTCTATGATCATAATGTACTGAGGCAAAGTTTAGGGTGTAAAACACCACAGAGCATGTCAAAAGTTTCACTTGTGAACAATTCGAAGCCAGCTGTCCTCTTCAAAAGTCCAGAGGGAATTGGTTTAATGATTGCATGATATCATTTAAATGTGGTCACGATAATGTGATTTTATGGCATAATATGCCCTCCGAGCTCTCTCATTCAAGGCCTTTACAGCTAGAATAAAGCTGAGATCTCAATGCCCAGGTAAGTGTAGCTAGTGCTGTGCTCTAGGACTTCTGGTTTTCTTAACAAAATTATATCGAATTGAACAACTTCTAAATCTAAATGAATGGATAAAGTGCAAAATAAATGCAAGTGACTGAGTTTACTATGGATGTTATCTTATGGAAAGATAAAAAGCAGTTCCTTTGGAGGTAATAAGGTAAAACTTATTGTCATGAGCTGGTTAGAAGCTGGTCCTGGTCCCACACTAGCAACAATAGTTTTTCAATTAGTGTTACATCATATTCACGCTGAAGTCCTCTTGAGACACAATCAGACGATCTGAGCTCATAATGAGAGCGTTTCGGTTGAAAACGTTCTCATGCATGGCACAAATCAGCGATCACTTTAACATGAGAAGAAAACCAAGGACCAAATCTTGATTTCGTGTAATCGAGACGGGCTCGTTCACCGGAAATAATGACTCATGACGTGTTTAGTCTGTCTGGCTTCACCCGAGTGACCCACTCAGATGGCCAGTGAGATCCAGACATTGTTTAATGATAGAATAGTCAAAGCAAACAGAAAGGCCTGGCAGTGATGGATGATGTTTGTGCTGAGGAGATAACGTAACACTCGTGGGTCTAAGTGATTTACCATCCAAACTACAGTGATCGATTCCTCAAAGCAGAGCAGTGTTTGCTCAGTGTGATCACCCTGCTGACTCGCAAGGATGTAGCTCGTGAACATGGATCCTCATTTCAAAGTCAAACAAGCCTGTGGCAACCTGTTATTATACACGTCACTCTGTCAATAGACAGCAGAGGACGCTATATGCATAAACATCACTATATGCAGGCCATTTCAATTCATGTTTGGAAATAAAGCctggatctatctatctatctatctatctatctatctatctatctatctatctatctatctatctatctatctatctatctatatatctatctatatataggctatatatatatatactttatgttGCTCATCATTGTCTACCTTAAGGTCTGCCCTTTTAATTCCCAttgtgcattaattttttttcctttcttaagAATAACAAGGAAAAATATTTCCCACTGTTgcttacaaagtaaaaaaaattctgtagtcAATGGTTTTCATCAGACTATTGTGTTTAAACAGAAGAAACTCAGGTTTGTGACAACTTAagtgtgagtatatgatgacaaaatggtcacaaaatgtttggggtgaactatcccattaaaaaTCAAACTGGGGATCCAAAACCACACTGGACTCCCACTCAAACATTATTCTAGACAGTTCATTTGAAAATAAGTTAATTATGTACTAGCAAGTCATGAAGACTCAAATGGGCAAATAGTTCAGTTTTCTAGGAATTACCCCACAACTCTGTAATTAAAACTTTGCGATGTAATGTAAATGCGTcatttgtaaaattgtaaatacATAACCTTTAAACTAAAGCACCAGGTTCTCTCACAGTCAGGATTGGGTCAAGTGTGCAAGTGTATGTGTAGCTTTACACTGACATTTATTCACGCACACACAGAGCTGTTGACAGTAATGCATGCGTGTCATGGCCATTCACTGTGTACTAACACTCGGGGAGGATTATGGgtaatatgttgacctcaagaGATGCATGTTTCTCAACCTGCATCTGTCGTCCAGCATTGAGGACAATAGGAGGCTGGAAATTAAGTTTGCTTCTCGTTGCTGAAACCTCACATGAAATTTGCAAGATACCGTAAGAAGACAAATAAAAATCCAAACAAGctagcaaacaaacaaaatgtaatttgtgcTTATGCTACTCAAAAAGTGAAACAGTGGCAGTATAAATCACACAGGATTGGGATGGTTTTAAAGCTGATACagtttattaaatgttatatatcGAATACAATACATATGAGATCTTTTTGGCacccaaaaaaatgtaataaatatgttCTCGTTAAGTCAGTGATTCTACatctaaataaataagcaaacaaaccATAACTTACTCTTCAATAAATATACATCATTTGTTATACAGATGCATTGCATCAATGTTTATTACAGTTGGTTAACAGTGTCCAACAATGCTCAAACTgaaaggctgtgtgtgtgtgtgtgtgtgtgtgtgcactgggtTAACAGGACATCCCACTGCAGCAGGTGGTAAGACTGAGGCGATATGGACAGATAGATGAACTCCTCAAACACTGCAGTTACTCCAAAGAAAGGAAACGAACAAACATGATTAACCGCAGACTGACAGATTTAGATTTCAGTGGTTTATACATCACTCTTTCGATCAGACAGGAGTGCATGTTTTGTTATTACTCAGATTGATTCTTTGATTTcatgtggtattttttttttgttcacttaAAAAAGTGCTATAAATACATTATTAGCTAGCTGTTTTTATCAGACCAGATGGTTATATTTTGTTTGTAAGGATGTAGTCAAGTTGAGTCAGTCAAAGGAATACATTTCTTGGACTGGAATAAGATCAGTCagtttaaatgttacaatttttAGGACACATTTTGAATTTGTAGAACACAGTCTTTACACCTTTGTAAGCACATGGTTTGTTGGGTTTTAAGGCCAGGTGTTTGTTAGGGCTTAAGACTTGTTCTGTAATTACATCAGTGCTCTAATGAACTGATTAGACTTACATGTGGCTTAAAGGGTCACTCAACTGCTTCCTGAGCACAAGAAATTGATTTCAGTTATACACCAAATTACCTTCAGTACTTCAGTTATATACCAAATTCCCTTCTTAGtaccagaaaaataaaatagttcTGATGACTGTTGCATGCAGTTATCGCCTTTGCAATCTGTTGACATCATGTGTGCGTGTCTTATTGCAGCTGAAATCCACTAAGTAtagcattatataatgttattataaaatattatttttatgtcaATGCAAACATGATGGACTGCAGAAAGTCGAAACGAGCAGGTTAGTTTAACTAGTGTCTGTGCTTGTTTTACATCTGATCACAGGAGTTTAGAGCTGAAATCGGGACACTTTTGCCGTTACTGTTTTTGCGGTTCTTCCCACTTTAGTTCTCTGTATTTTTGGCCAAGGTCTGACAAGAGCTAAGTGGATTAGACTCTTCTGTGATAGGATTTATGCACACGAAGTGGATTTGTTCAGGTTAACTAAGGGAAGACCTCAGGCACAGATTTCCTGACACTGACTGTTGCTGAGAGGTTACCTTCGAATCCAATTTTTCCACTGTTGCCTTTACAaatctgcatttgtttgataCTTAGCATTTGAAAATCTGTTCAAAATTTAAAAGGCATGTGTAATCCAGCCTTTAGCAGATTATTAGgttctttttattctttatacatcatttttgtttaattattataatgtttaatacatttacatattttgatGAAATGCTGGGTTTTCTTTTAAAGAGCAATGTTGACTATATCAAAGCTGAGGTAGGTGTTCAGTATAATTATATGTTCGTTTGAACTTGATTTGTGGGAATGTTTTGACTTTGAATTGACTTTCAGAGCTGCTGGGCTCATTTACAGGTCGGTTACACAATGAGCAAGTTTTGTTCAGCACTGGGTGTGCCTTTGCTTTGTTTACTGAAGCCCTGAATGAGTTTTCTAGAGGTTTTCTCCATTGAAACTTTGAGCTCAACATCTATCCAACATTTCAAGCTATCTGAAGTAGACCCACGAAGGCAATAGAAACAAGATATCGGCAGCATCACATTCGCAATGAATAAACATGaggataattattattttctcaatatattttcagtttctcTTCATCAGAAGTGTCTGAGGAGAATCTGTCAaccgatttttttattttctcttgcctCAGTGCTTTAAACCCAGAAGATTTTCTTCTCGGGAATCAAGGGTCTGTAGTTTTCAGAGATTAAAACATACTATGACCCTCGACGTCAGACGCATCCACATGCTTTGGCTGAGAACTCTTGGATTGTGTGGTATTTATTGGCGTTATCGAGGAAGGAGACGTCTCCTTCGTATGCGGTGGGCCGACAGCAGGGGCTGTGACGAGCCTTGTCCTTCTGCTCCTTTGTTAGCAGCCGCGAGCGCTTCATGAATGCCAGTGTCAGGTCATAGTTTTTCCGACTAGTAGTGCACTTTCCGCTGCAGTAATGGAAGACTATAGTCTCGTCACTGACGTAGCCCAACCCCAGCTGAGTGACTGTCACCTCCACCTCCCGCAGCGAGCAGGGTTTGGCTCGCTTTTTAGCACGTTTAGTCCTTTTGCTCTGCTGGGCATCTCTGCGGGCTTTCCTTTCCACCAGTGTCCCGATGACCTGCTTCAACTCACCCTCTGTGAAGCTCTGGAAGATCTTCATGACTGAGATGGAGAAAAAAGgagggatatatatattttttttagcatttagcatgccaaatagcAAATAGCGTTTTCATGTTATAATCAGATGAATTTAATATTACATAAGTAATGGTTAAATAGTTATTCCTTTGAAATGAGTTTGTACTTGGAGTCAGAACAAAATGcaatgttatatatttaaattaagcaAATGAGCCAACGCTGTTTAAAACAATcttaaaatgaattataaattCAGTAGAATCAATAAATTCATTCTATGAATTAAATCTTCAAAGATTAAATGGAGACTCATGAACATACCCCTTAAAGTTGTTCATACATGATATTTATGTTTTAGATGCAGGTAGAACCATATTTTATGTGAAACACACACGAATACTCATGTGATtatgttaaaggaacactccacttaaaaaaaaaaaaaaaggttgattttCCAGCCCTCATAGAATtcaacagttgagttttaccgttttcgaatccattcagccgatctccgggtctggtggtagcacttttagcttagcttagcatagatcattgaatctgattagaccgttagcatcttgctcaaaaatgacagAAGAGTTTCAAAATTTTTCCTATTTCAAACTTGACtattctgtagttacatcatgttCTAAGACCGACGGAAGATTAAAAGTTCCGATACGGTTAGGAACTATATTCTCATTCCGGTgcaataatcaaggaactttgctgcagTATCATaggtgcagcaggcgcagtgaaATTACGCAATGCCTGAAATATGCTggctgcaactacacaaactagctggggactattttccgaacttttcattttccttcggtcttagtacacgatataactacagaagagtcaagttttaaataggaaaaatataaaaactctttggtcatttttgagcaagatgctaacggtctaatcagattcaatgatatatgctaagctaagctaaaagtgctaccaccagacccggaaatcggctgaatggattcaaaactGTTAAACTCAACTGTTGAACtgtaggggagttggaaaatgagcctattttcaaaaaaagtgcagtgttcctttaagaatctttaagaattaaaaaaaaaaaaaaaaaaaatatatatatatatatatatatatatatatatatatatatatatatatatatatatatattagttttttttggttaccacagtggTGTGAAATTACAAACTTGAAATTGAAACTGGAAGGAATATTGGTCATCAGATTTAGAGTAAAATTCACATGAAATTCTGTTTATGTGAAGTTGGACTTAAGCCTGAGAAGCCTGCATGATAAATGCAATCTGATGTAAACAGTGATAGGCTATGCTATAATGAACTGCAGACACAACACAAGAGAACATAAGGCCTTACATTCTGATACAAGAGAGTTTCCTCCGTCAGCCGATCTGATCCTTCGTTGCCGCCGACCTACCGCAACAGTAGACGACGAACTGCTGGGTGTAAATGAAGATGATGAAGGTGAAAGTGATGAGGATGAAGCTCTGTGGTTGGGAGGAGGGGCTGGGGCTCGGGAAGAGGGAGTGGTTTTATGGAAGAGCAGGAGAAGCGCAGCACCACAGAGAATCAGGCCGATGGCAGCATACTTCCATAACTTCATCTTAGAATGAGGAGAAGCATTGGGCCCCTGCAAAACAACCAAACT encodes the following:
- the LOC132119006 gene encoding neurturin-like, which produces MKLWKYAAIGLILCGAALLLLFHKTTPSSRAPAPPPNHRASSSSLSPSSSSFTPSSSSSTVAVGRRQRRIRSADGGNSLVSEFMKIFQSFTEGELKQVIGTLVERKARRDAQQSKRTKRAKKRAKPCSLREVEVTVTQLGLGYVSDETIVFHYCSGKCTTSRKNYDLTLAFMKRSRLLTKEQKDKARHSPCCRPTAYEGDVSFLDNANKYHTIQEFSAKACGCV